From one Mycolicibacterium sp. HK-90 genomic stretch:
- a CDS encoding adenine phosphoribosyltransferase — MTGISQLVKSLLREVPDFPEPGVQFKDLTPLLADADGLAAVTDALAATAADADLVAGLDARGFLLGAAVATRLGTGVLAVRKGGKLPPPVHSVTYQLEYGTATLEIPSDGIDITGRNVVIIDDVLATGGTLAAATRLLQASGANVLSAAVVLELTALDGRAAVAPLRVSSLHTV; from the coding sequence GTGACCGGCATTTCGCAGCTGGTCAAATCCCTGCTCCGGGAGGTCCCCGACTTTCCCGAGCCAGGCGTGCAGTTCAAGGACCTGACTCCGTTGCTGGCCGATGCCGACGGGCTGGCCGCGGTGACCGATGCACTGGCCGCCACCGCGGCCGACGCCGATCTGGTCGCCGGCCTGGACGCCCGGGGCTTCCTGCTGGGCGCCGCGGTGGCGACCCGGCTCGGTACCGGTGTGCTGGCGGTGCGCAAGGGCGGCAAGCTGCCGCCTCCGGTGCACAGCGTGACGTACCAGCTCGAATACGGGACCGCGACGCTGGAGATCCCCTCCGACGGGATTGATATCACGGGCCGCAACGTTGTGATCATCGACGATGTCCTGGCCACCGGCGGAACGCTGGCCGCCGCGACGCGGCTGCTGCAGGCGAGCGGCGCCAATGTGCTGAGTGCGGCCGTGGTGCTGGAACTGACGGCCCTGGACGGCCGGGCCGCCGTGGCGCCACTGAGGGTCAGCAGCCTGCACACGGTGTGA
- a CDS encoding bifunctional (p)ppGpp synthetase/guanosine-3',5'-bis(diphosphate) 3'-pyrophosphohydrolase, translating to MAGETGTDTGAGQAVQLPPTSPGTTPADAGKSVDTAKTVDATKLPDTTKTSASRRVRARLARRMTSQRSAVNPVLEPLVAVHREIYPKADLQLLQRAYDVAEQRHADQLRKSGDPYITHPLAVANILAELGMDTTTLVAALLHDTVEDTGYTLEALTAEFGAEVGHLVDGVTKLDKVVLGSAAEGETIRKMIIAMARDPRVLVIKVADRLHNMRTMRFLPPEKQARKARETLEVIAPLAHRLGMATVKWELEDLSFAILHPKKYEEIVRLVADRAPSRDTYLAKVRAEIGVALSAMKINAVVEGRPKHYWSIYQKMIVKGRDFDDIHDLVGVRILCDEIRDCYAAVGVVHSLWQPMAGRFKDYIAQPRYGVYQSLHTTVVGPEGKPLEVQIRTRDMHRTAEYGIAAHWRYKEAKGRNGVPQSHAATEIDDMAWMRQLLDWQREAADPGEFLESLRYDLAVKEIFVFTPKGDVINLPTGSTPVDFAYAVHTEVGHRCIGARVNGRLVALERKLENGEVVEVFTSKAPNAGPSRDWQTFVVSPRAKAKIRQWFAKERREEALESGKDAIAREVRRGGLPLQRLINADSMAALARELRYVDVSALYTAVGEGHVSARHVVQRLLAQFGGDDAAEDELAERSTPLTMPVRQRSTDDTGVAVPGAPGTLTKLAKCCTPVPGDTIMGFVTRGGGVSVHRTDCTNAASLQQQSERIIEVNWAPSPSSVFLVAIQVEALDRHRLLSDVTRVLADEKVNILSASVTTSNDRVAISRFTFEMGDPKHLGHLLSVVRNVEGVYDVYRVTSAA from the coding sequence ATGGCCGGCGAAACGGGTACGGACACAGGTGCGGGCCAGGCGGTGCAGTTGCCTCCGACCTCTCCGGGTACCACGCCTGCCGATGCCGGCAAGTCCGTCGACACCGCGAAGACGGTCGACGCCACGAAGCTTCCCGACACGACCAAGACCAGCGCCTCGCGCCGGGTGCGGGCCCGGCTGGCCCGGCGGATGACCTCGCAGCGCAGTGCGGTCAATCCGGTGCTGGAGCCGCTCGTAGCGGTCCACCGGGAGATCTATCCCAAGGCCGACCTGCAGTTGCTGCAGCGGGCCTACGACGTGGCCGAGCAGCGTCACGCCGATCAGCTGCGCAAGTCGGGTGATCCCTACATCACCCACCCGCTCGCGGTGGCCAACATTCTGGCTGAGTTGGGCATGGACACCACCACGCTCGTGGCCGCCCTCCTGCACGACACCGTCGAGGACACCGGATACACCCTCGAGGCGCTGACCGCCGAGTTCGGCGCCGAGGTCGGGCACCTGGTCGACGGGGTGACCAAGCTGGACAAGGTGGTGCTCGGCTCGGCCGCCGAGGGCGAGACGATCCGGAAGATGATCATCGCCATGGCCCGTGATCCGCGGGTGCTGGTCATCAAGGTGGCCGACCGGCTGCACAACATGCGCACCATGCGGTTCCTGCCGCCCGAGAAGCAGGCCCGCAAGGCCCGCGAGACGCTGGAAGTCATTGCGCCGCTGGCACATCGGCTCGGTATGGCGACGGTCAAGTGGGAGCTGGAGGATCTGTCTTTCGCGATCCTGCACCCGAAGAAGTACGAGGAGATCGTGCGCCTGGTCGCCGACCGGGCGCCGTCACGCGACACCTACCTGGCCAAGGTCCGCGCCGAGATCGGCGTGGCGCTGAGCGCCATGAAGATCAACGCCGTGGTCGAGGGCAGGCCCAAGCATTACTGGTCGATCTACCAGAAGATGATCGTCAAGGGCCGCGACTTCGACGACATCCACGATCTGGTCGGCGTCCGGATCCTGTGCGACGAGATCCGCGACTGCTATGCCGCCGTCGGCGTCGTGCACTCGCTGTGGCAGCCGATGGCGGGCCGGTTCAAGGACTACATCGCCCAGCCCCGCTACGGCGTGTACCAGTCGCTGCACACCACCGTGGTGGGCCCCGAGGGCAAACCGCTGGAGGTGCAGATCCGCACCCGGGACATGCACCGCACCGCCGAGTACGGCATCGCGGCACACTGGCGTTACAAGGAGGCGAAGGGCCGCAACGGCGTTCCGCAAAGTCACGCCGCCACCGAGATCGACGACATGGCGTGGATGCGCCAACTGCTGGACTGGCAGCGAGAGGCCGCCGACCCCGGCGAGTTCCTCGAATCGCTGCGGTACGACCTTGCGGTGAAGGAGATCTTCGTCTTCACCCCCAAGGGCGACGTGATCAACCTGCCGACCGGTTCGACCCCGGTGGACTTCGCCTATGCCGTGCACACCGAGGTGGGGCACCGGTGTATCGGGGCCCGGGTCAACGGCCGGCTGGTGGCCCTGGAGCGCAAGCTGGAGAACGGCGAAGTCGTCGAGGTGTTCACCTCGAAGGCGCCCAACGCCGGGCCGTCGCGGGACTGGCAGACCTTCGTGGTGTCGCCCCGGGCCAAGGCCAAGATCCGGCAGTGGTTCGCCAAGGAACGCCGCGAAGAGGCCCTCGAGTCCGGTAAGGACGCCATCGCGCGGGAGGTCCGCCGCGGCGGACTTCCGTTGCAGCGCTTGATCAATGCCGATTCCATGGCGGCGCTGGCGCGCGAACTGCGCTATGTCGACGTCTCGGCGCTGTACACCGCCGTCGGTGAGGGTCACGTCTCCGCGCGTCACGTCGTGCAGCGTCTGCTGGCCCAGTTCGGTGGCGACGATGCGGCCGAGGACGAGCTCGCCGAGCGGTCCACCCCGCTCACCATGCCGGTGCGCCAACGCAGCACCGACGACACCGGCGTCGCGGTGCCGGGCGCCCCCGGAACCCTGACCAAGCTGGCCAAGTGCTGCACCCCGGTCCCGGGCGACACCATCATGGGCTTCGTGACCCGCGGTGGTGGGGTCAGTGTGCACCGCACCGACTGCACGAACGCGGCGTCCCTGCAGCAACAGTCGGAACGCATCATCGAGGTCAACTGGGCGCCGTCACCGTCGTCGGTGTTCCTGGTTGCCATCCAGGTCGAGGCGTTGGACCGGCACCGCTTGCTCTCCGACGTGACACGGGTACTGGCCGACGAGAAGGTGAACATCCTGTCGGCCTCGGTGACGACGTCCAACGACCGGGTGGCGATCAGCCGGTTCACCTTCGAGATGGGCGATCCCAAGCATCTCGGCCACCTGCTCAGCGTGGTGCGCAACGTGGAAGGCGTCTATGACGTCTACCGCGTCACCAGTGCGGCGTAG
- a CDS encoding MPT63 family protein, whose product MIKMLTTPFAIAGTAALALTVAPSAAAETADPATAEVGSTQELVDASSGVVTAWTIEEMEPADDALPGYQPVGQLWEADATVEAIKGSVTPIISNFNLRAANGQTYRVIFTVPTAEGVNPSTLTQGQSAEGELYFDVTGAAPDSVVYNAGGRDLLIWKGSPAAQD is encoded by the coding sequence ATGATCAAGATGCTCACCACCCCGTTCGCAATCGCGGGTACGGCGGCGCTCGCACTGACCGTCGCACCGTCGGCCGCGGCCGAGACGGCCGACCCCGCCACCGCCGAGGTCGGTAGCACCCAGGAGCTCGTCGATGCATCCAGCGGCGTGGTGACCGCATGGACCATCGAGGAGATGGAGCCGGCCGACGATGCCCTGCCGGGCTACCAGCCGGTCGGGCAACTGTGGGAGGCCGACGCGACCGTCGAGGCGATCAAGGGCTCCGTCACCCCGATCATCTCCAATTTCAACCTCCGGGCCGCCAACGGCCAGACCTACCGGGTCATCTTCACCGTTCCCACCGCCGAGGGCGTCAACCCCAGCACGCTGACCCAGGGACAATCCGCCGAGGGCGAGCTCTATTTCGACGTCACCGGCGCCGCGCCGGACAGCGTCGTCTACAACGCGGGTGGCCGAGACCTGTTGATCTGGAAGGGTTCACCCGCTGCGCAGGACTGA
- a CDS encoding peptidylprolyl isomerase, whose amino-acid sequence MTAPPPYGGYQPDHRGYVPGYPVGYPAGFPPPARTNSMAVAAVVCSLVFAPLGIVFGHISLSQFSRSGEEGRGLAVLGLIIGYIVTAVTILVVVVSVVFAVVLVRTAENLPQSDRGTAAAGPTLPAFVAPKNLGANCQYPAIPEPAARPATPPRTGKVPTQPAIVSAAIATDHGNIGLDLANGKAPCTVNNFASLAHQGFFDGTRCHRLATGTLALLQCGDPSGTGTGGPGYRFPNEYPTNQYRLSDPAVEIPVVYPRGTVAMANAGPGTNGSQFFLVYGDSMLPPTYTVFGTVDKSGLAILDEIAADGVADGSDDGKPATPLTITSVSVD is encoded by the coding sequence TTGACTGCCCCGCCTCCGTACGGCGGTTACCAGCCGGACCATCGCGGCTACGTGCCGGGCTACCCGGTCGGATATCCGGCTGGTTTTCCGCCGCCCGCGCGGACCAACAGCATGGCGGTCGCCGCCGTGGTGTGTTCACTCGTGTTCGCGCCGCTGGGGATCGTGTTCGGGCACATCTCGCTGTCGCAGTTCAGCCGCAGCGGCGAGGAGGGCCGCGGCCTCGCGGTCCTGGGACTGATCATCGGGTACATCGTGACGGCGGTGACGATCCTGGTGGTCGTGGTGTCGGTGGTGTTCGCCGTCGTCTTGGTCCGGACCGCCGAGAATCTGCCCCAGTCGGACCGCGGCACAGCAGCCGCTGGTCCGACGCTGCCCGCGTTCGTGGCGCCCAAGAACCTCGGCGCCAATTGCCAGTACCCGGCGATCCCCGAACCCGCGGCCCGGCCGGCCACCCCGCCGCGCACCGGAAAGGTGCCGACCCAACCCGCGATCGTCAGCGCCGCGATCGCCACCGATCACGGCAACATCGGCCTGGACCTCGCCAACGGCAAGGCGCCGTGCACGGTGAACAACTTCGCCAGCCTGGCCCACCAAGGGTTCTTCGACGGCACCCGATGCCATCGGCTCGCCACCGGCACTCTCGCGCTGCTGCAGTGCGGTGATCCGTCGGGCACCGGAACCGGTGGGCCCGGTTACCGATTCCCCAACGAGTACCCGACCAACCAGTACCGGCTCTCGGACCCGGCCGTGGAGATCCCGGTGGTCTATCCGCGCGGCACCGTGGCCATGGCCAATGCCGGGCCGGGCACCAACGGCAGCCAGTTCTTCCTGGTGTACGGGGATTCAATGCTGCCGCCGACGTACACCGTGTTCGGCACCGTCGACAAGAGCGGGCTGGCCATACTGGACGAGATCGCCGCCGACGGAGTGGCCGACGGGAGCGACGACGGCAAGCCCGCCACGCCGCTGACCATCACCTCGGTGAGCGTGGACTGA
- a CDS encoding peptidylprolyl isomerase — protein MPTNEQRRATAKRKLERQLERRAAQERKRRIFTIVGSAVGAVVVIAAVVATFMFTSKDSGSTTASASTTTATSGTPAEPAADGQLPAFVAPADLGANCQYPAAAAASKPVEPPHTGKVPTEPATISVSMVTTQGNIGLQLDNAKAPCTVNSFASLASKNFFNDTPCHRLTTGGLSVLQCGDPTGQGTGGPGYQFANEYPTNQYQPDNPALQQPVLYPRGTLAMANAGPNTNGSQFFLVYQDSQLPPNYTVFGKIDDTGLATLDKIAAAGVAGGGGDGKPALDVQLKSVALD, from the coding sequence GTGCCGACCAACGAACAACGGCGTGCGACGGCCAAGCGCAAGCTGGAACGCCAGCTGGAGCGTCGCGCCGCCCAGGAACGCAAACGACGCATCTTCACCATCGTGGGCTCCGCGGTAGGCGCCGTCGTGGTCATCGCGGCCGTCGTGGCCACGTTCATGTTCACCAGCAAGGATTCGGGCAGCACCACCGCATCGGCGTCCACCACCACGGCGACGTCGGGCACACCGGCCGAGCCGGCCGCCGACGGTCAGCTGCCGGCCTTCGTCGCACCCGCCGATCTCGGCGCCAACTGCCAGTACCCGGCCGCAGCCGCGGCCAGCAAGCCGGTCGAGCCCCCGCACACCGGCAAGGTCCCCACCGAGCCGGCCACCATCAGCGTCAGCATGGTGACCACGCAGGGCAACATCGGGCTGCAGCTCGACAACGCCAAGGCGCCCTGCACGGTGAACAGCTTCGCCAGCCTGGCCTCGAAGAACTTCTTCAACGACACCCCGTGCCACCGGCTGACCACGGGCGGCCTGTCGGTGCTGCAGTGCGGTGATCCGACCGGTCAGGGCACCGGTGGCCCCGGCTACCAGTTCGCCAACGAGTACCCGACCAATCAGTACCAGCCGGACAATCCCGCGCTGCAGCAGCCGGTGCTCTATCCGCGCGGCACGCTGGCCATGGCCAATGCCGGGCCCAACACGAACGGCAGCCAGTTCTTCCTGGTGTACCAGGATTCGCAGCTTCCGCCGAACTACACGGTGTTCGGAAAGATCGACGACACCGGGCTGGCCACCCTCGACAAGATCGCCGCGGCTGGCGTGGCCGGCGGTGGCGGCGACGGCAAGCCGGCGCTCGACGTTCAGCTGAAGTCCGTCGCCCTGGACTAG
- a CDS encoding MBL fold metallo-hydrolase, translating to MLITGFPAGMLACNCYVLAERPGADAIVVDPGQRAMDRLRRILDENRLTPAAVLLTHGHVDHIWSAQKVADTYGCPAYIHPEDRFMLTDPIKGFGPRLAQLAFGVLFSEPKQLVELECDGQTLDFGGVSVTVDHTPGHTRGSVVFRVAGGEGFPGSSADTVFTGDTLFRSSVGRTDLPGGSGRDLLTSIVTKLLVLDDDTVVLPGHGPSSTIGHERRTNPFLEGLTL from the coding sequence GTGCTCATTACCGGATTTCCGGCCGGGATGCTGGCGTGCAACTGCTATGTCCTCGCCGAGCGGCCCGGCGCCGACGCGATCGTCGTCGACCCTGGCCAGCGGGCGATGGACCGGCTGCGCCGCATCCTCGACGAGAACCGGCTGACCCCGGCCGCCGTCCTGCTGACCCACGGTCACGTCGATCACATCTGGTCGGCGCAGAAGGTGGCCGACACCTATGGCTGCCCGGCCTACATCCACCCCGAGGACCGGTTCATGCTGACCGACCCGATCAAGGGGTTCGGGCCACGCCTTGCCCAGCTCGCGTTCGGTGTGCTGTTCTCCGAACCCAAACAGCTGGTCGAGTTGGAGTGCGACGGCCAGACGCTCGATTTCGGTGGCGTCTCGGTCACCGTGGACCACACGCCTGGGCACACCAGGGGATCGGTGGTGTTCCGGGTGGCCGGCGGCGAGGGCTTCCCGGGATCCAGCGCCGATACCGTGTTCACGGGCGATACGCTGTTCCGGTCCTCGGTGGGCCGCACCGACCTGCCCGGTGGCAGCGGACGTGACCTGCTCACCTCGATCGTGACAAAGCTGTTGGTACTCGACGACGACACCGTGGTATTACCAGGACACGGCCCGAGCTCGACCATCGGGCACGAACGACGTACCAACCCGTTTCTCGAAGGTTTGACTCTGTGA
- the hisS gene encoding histidine--tRNA ligase, protein MTSAFQAPKGVPDYLPPESAQFVAVRDGLLAAARRAGYGDIELPIFEDTALFARGVGESTDVVSKEMYTFADRGDRSVTLRPEGTAGVIRAVIQHRLDRGALPVKLCYAGPFFRYERPQAGRYRQLQQVGVEAIGIDDPALDAEVIAVADAGFRSLGLDGFRLEITSLGDDTCRPAYRELLQDFLFKLDLDEDTRRRAEINPLRVLDDKRPHVREMTADAPLMLDHLSDSAKAHFEVVLAHLDALGVPYVINPRMVRGLDYYTKTTFEFVHDGLGAQSGIGGGGRYDGLMSQLGGQDVSGIGFGLGVDRTLLALQAEGKKVAGVGGVDVFGVPLGDAAKLELAKLAARLRADGVRVDLAYGDRGLKGAMKAADRSGAKYALVAGDRDIEAGTVGLKDLSTGEQVDVPADSVVAEVLSRLA, encoded by the coding sequence GTGACTTCTGCATTCCAGGCGCCCAAGGGCGTGCCCGACTACCTACCACCGGAGTCGGCACAGTTCGTCGCGGTCCGGGACGGTCTGCTGGCCGCGGCGCGACGCGCCGGCTACGGCGACATCGAGCTGCCGATCTTCGAGGACACCGCGCTGTTCGCCCGCGGGGTGGGTGAGTCCACCGACGTGGTGTCCAAGGAGATGTACACGTTCGCCGACCGCGGCGACCGCTCGGTGACGCTGCGCCCGGAGGGCACCGCCGGGGTGATCCGCGCGGTGATCCAGCACCGTCTCGATCGGGGCGCGTTGCCGGTGAAGCTCTGCTACGCGGGTCCGTTCTTCCGCTACGAACGCCCGCAGGCCGGGCGCTACCGCCAGCTGCAACAGGTGGGCGTGGAGGCCATCGGCATCGACGACCCGGCGCTGGACGCCGAGGTGATCGCGGTCGCAGACGCCGGGTTCCGTTCACTGGGTCTGGACGGTTTCCGCCTCGAGATCACCTCGCTGGGCGATGACACCTGCCGCCCCGCGTACCGGGAGCTGCTGCAGGACTTCCTGTTCAAGCTCGATCTCGACGAGGACACCCGGCGTCGCGCCGAGATCAACCCGCTGCGGGTGCTCGACGACAAGCGGCCCCACGTGCGGGAGATGACCGCCGATGCGCCGTTGATGCTCGATCACCTGTCCGACAGCGCCAAGGCGCACTTCGAGGTGGTGCTGGCGCATCTCGATGCCCTCGGGGTGCCGTATGTGATCAACCCGCGGATGGTGCGCGGGCTGGACTACTACACCAAGACCACCTTCGAGTTCGTGCATGACGGGTTGGGCGCGCAGTCCGGCATCGGCGGCGGCGGCCGCTATGACGGCCTGATGAGTCAGCTCGGCGGCCAGGACGTCTCGGGCATCGGCTTCGGGCTCGGTGTCGATCGCACCCTGCTGGCGCTGCAGGCCGAGGGCAAGAAGGTGGCCGGGGTCGGAGGTGTCGACGTGTTCGGTGTGCCGCTGGGGGATGCCGCCAAGCTCGAGCTGGCCAAACTGGCCGCGCGATTGCGGGCCGACGGGGTCCGGGTGGATCTGGCCTACGGTGACCGCGGGCTCAAGGGCGCGATGAAGGCCGCCGACCGCTCGGGGGCCAAGTACGCCCTGGTGGCCGGCGACCGCGACATCGAGGCCGGCACCGTCGGGCTCAAGGACCTGTCGACCGGTGAGCAGGTCGACGTGCCCGCCGATTCCGTTGTCGCCGAGGTGCTTTCCCGCCTCGCCTGA
- a CDS encoding amidohydrolase family protein, with translation MPLIALEEHYAWDPASAGNVVGTWLRSHNPTGYERLYDRSTLRLDQMDAAGIDFQILSLFDPGVQDETDVARAIDLARRANDDLAETVRSQPARFGGFATLATQDPAAAAAEFERAVTELGLVGGLINGHCQGRYLDDLEYQGLFECAQELGAPIYLHPTTPHPAVMDAWFAPYVGEGLHLASWGFAAETGTHVLRLIYAGLFDKFPRLQMVIGHLGEMLPFAAYRIDRYYGLGGDADASHRLQRPPSEYLRTNFHVTTSGNFCPSAFRCTLDVMGADRVMFSVDYPMDDNVAGARFLAEYPMDDPTRRKVSSENAIRLFGDRLPVHLGD, from the coding sequence ATGCCGTTGATCGCGCTCGAAGAGCACTACGCCTGGGATCCCGCCAGCGCCGGCAATGTCGTGGGCACCTGGCTGCGCTCCCACAACCCAACCGGGTATGAGCGGCTGTACGACCGGTCGACGCTGCGGCTCGACCAGATGGACGCGGCCGGGATCGATTTCCAGATCCTGTCGCTGTTCGATCCCGGTGTCCAGGATGAGACGGACGTGGCCCGCGCCATCGACCTGGCGCGGCGGGCCAATGACGACCTCGCCGAAACTGTGCGATCGCAGCCCGCTCGGTTCGGCGGTTTCGCGACCCTGGCGACCCAGGATCCCGCCGCCGCGGCTGCCGAGTTCGAGCGTGCCGTCACAGAATTGGGCCTCGTCGGCGGGTTGATCAATGGGCACTGCCAGGGCCGCTATCTCGACGATCTGGAGTATCAGGGGCTGTTCGAATGTGCGCAGGAGTTGGGCGCGCCGATCTACCTGCACCCGACGACGCCGCACCCCGCCGTCATGGATGCCTGGTTCGCGCCGTACGTGGGCGAGGGTCTGCACCTGGCGTCCTGGGGTTTCGCCGCGGAGACGGGCACGCATGTGCTGCGGTTGATCTACGCGGGGCTGTTCGACAAGTTCCCCCGGCTGCAGATGGTCATCGGCCACCTCGGCGAGATGCTGCCGTTCGCGGCCTACCGGATCGACCGGTATTACGGCCTGGGCGGCGACGCCGATGCCAGTCACCGTCTGCAACGGCCGCCGTCGGAGTATCTGCGCACCAACTTCCATGTCACGACGAGCGGCAACTTCTGTCCGTCGGCCTTCCGGTGCACGCTCGATGTGATGGGCGCCGACCGGGTGATGTTCTCGGTCGACTATCCGATGGACGACAACGTGGCCGGCGCCCGATTTCTCGCGGAATACCCGATGGATGACCCGACGCGGCGAAAAGTCAGTTCCGAGAACGCGATCCGTTTGTTCGGCGACCGCCTGCCCGTTCATCTCGGAGATTAG
- a CDS encoding MBL fold metallo-hydrolase: MPENALVTLGIQAGPPPVPNRTGVSSALKVGGDVYEIDCGLGSLNAFTDAGFMFDDLKSMFITHLHTDHIVDYYSFFLSGGYTAAPGKAPVTVYGPGPAGGLPASQVGNPDPATIEPANPSPGLAATTKALLQAYAYTSNIFIRDMGVDDIQDLIDVVEIAVPPGSDYRNRSPKTAPFPVMSDDNVVVTATLVSHYDVYPAFGFRFDLKEAGKSVTFSGDTTKSDNLIALAKDTDILVHEAQFSLDDAYYHNRFPPNYLKNSHTSAEQVGEVAAAANAKHVVLSHYSPTDLPDSQWLEAIGKNYSGKITVARDGQVFAL; the protein is encoded by the coding sequence ATGCCCGAGAACGCCTTGGTCACCCTCGGCATCCAGGCCGGTCCGCCACCGGTGCCGAACCGGACCGGCGTCTCGTCGGCGCTCAAGGTCGGCGGCGATGTCTATGAAATCGACTGCGGATTGGGCTCGCTGAACGCGTTCACCGACGCGGGCTTCATGTTCGACGACTTGAAGAGCATGTTCATCACGCACCTGCACACCGATCACATCGTCGACTACTACAGCTTCTTCCTCTCCGGCGGCTACACGGCCGCGCCGGGCAAGGCACCGGTCACCGTCTACGGTCCCGGCCCGGCCGGCGGCCTGCCGGCCAGTCAGGTCGGCAACCCAGACCCGGCGACCATCGAACCCGCCAACCCGTCACCCGGTCTGGCCGCCACCACCAAGGCGCTGCTGCAGGCGTATGCCTATACCAGCAACATCTTCATCCGCGACATGGGCGTCGACGACATCCAGGATCTGATCGACGTCGTCGAGATCGCGGTGCCCCCGGGCTCGGACTACCGAAACAGATCGCCCAAAACCGCCCCGTTCCCGGTGATGTCGGACGACAACGTCGTCGTCACCGCCACTCTCGTCTCCCACTACGACGTCTACCCAGCCTTCGGCTTCCGTTTCGACCTCAAGGAGGCCGGGAAATCCGTCACGTTCTCGGGCGATACGACCAAGTCGGACAATCTGATCGCGCTCGCCAAAGACACCGACATCCTGGTGCACGAGGCTCAGTTCAGCCTCGACGACGCCTACTACCACAACAGGTTCCCGCCCAATTACCTGAAGAACTCCCACACCTCAGCCGAACAGGTCGGCGAAGTCGCCGCCGCGGCCAATGCCAAACACGTGGTGCTGAGCCATTATTCGCCGACCGACCTGCCCGACTCCCAATGGCTCGAGGCCATCGGCAAGAACTATTCCGGCAAGATCACAGTGGCCCGGGACGGACAGGTGTTCGCCCTCTAA
- the urtE gene encoding urea ABC transporter ATP-binding subunit UrtE, producing the protein MLEMLDVRTGYGRSEVIHGASIVVPSDGVAAVMGHNGAGKTTLLRAAVGLLKCTAGKVLFGGEDITKLRPSARVARGLAYVPQGQQSFGQLTTAENLQVVADGRRNGKALIDEQLDLFPALKELLPRRAGLLSGGQRQQLAIARALITSPKCLILDEPTEGIQPSVVAEIEAAITSLTARGDLGVLLVEQHIGFALESAQRYYILESGRITSTGTGGSASEADVRAAMAI; encoded by the coding sequence ATGCTCGAAATGCTCGACGTCCGAACCGGGTACGGCCGCTCGGAGGTGATCCACGGGGCGAGCATCGTCGTGCCGTCCGACGGGGTCGCCGCGGTGATGGGTCACAACGGCGCCGGCAAGACGACACTGCTGCGCGCGGCCGTCGGGCTGCTGAAATGCACTGCGGGCAAGGTGCTTTTCGGCGGCGAGGACATCACCAAACTGCGCCCGAGCGCCCGGGTCGCCCGCGGCCTGGCATATGTGCCACAGGGCCAGCAGTCCTTCGGCCAGCTGACCACCGCGGAGAATCTCCAGGTGGTCGCCGATGGCCGGCGCAACGGTAAGGCCCTGATCGACGAACAGCTGGATCTGTTCCCGGCCCTCAAGGAGCTGCTCCCCCGGCGGGCCGGTCTGCTCTCCGGTGGGCAACGTCAGCAGCTCGCGATCGCCCGCGCCTTGATCACCTCGCCGAAGTGCCTGATCCTCGACGAGCCCACCGAAGGCATCCAGCCCTCGGTCGTGGCCGAGATCGAGGCCGCGATCACGTCACTGACGGCCCGCGGCGATCTCGGGGTGTTGTTGGTGGAGCAGCACATCGGGTTCGCGCTGGAATCCGCCCAGCGCTACTACATCCTGGAGTCGGGCCGGATCACCTCGACCGGCACCGGCGGCTCGGCCTCCGAGGCCGACGTCCGCGCCGCCATGGCCATCTGA
- the urtD gene encoding urea ABC transporter ATP-binding protein UrtD, which translates to MGAEYLEVRGLTVDFDGFKAVSEVDLTLFQGDLRFLIGPNGAGKTTVIDAITGLVRATGSVNKSGVELLGKKVHQIARQGVGRTFQTASVFEQLTVLQNLDIAAGAGRSPWTLLRRRHGILPAIEEALETTGLADLADQPAGILAHGQKQWLEIGMLLVQNADVLLLDEPVAGMSHEEREETGNLLRRIGGARTVVVVEHDMDFMRAFATSVTVLARGQVIAEGSVAEVQANPKVQEVYLGTAAAGVEGIS; encoded by the coding sequence ATGGGTGCGGAGTATCTCGAAGTCCGGGGCCTGACAGTCGATTTCGACGGGTTCAAGGCGGTCAGCGAGGTGGACCTGACCCTGTTCCAGGGAGACCTGCGGTTTCTGATCGGCCCCAACGGTGCGGGCAAGACAACCGTCATCGACGCCATCACCGGCCTGGTGAGGGCCACGGGTTCGGTGAACAAATCCGGGGTGGAACTGCTCGGCAAGAAGGTGCACCAGATCGCGCGGCAGGGTGTCGGGCGCACATTTCAGACCGCGAGTGTGTTCGAGCAACTGACCGTGCTGCAGAACCTCGACATCGCGGCCGGCGCCGGCCGCTCCCCCTGGACGCTCCTGCGCCGGCGGCACGGCATCCTGCCCGCCATCGAGGAGGCACTGGAGACCACCGGGCTGGCGGATCTGGCCGACCAACCGGCCGGCATCCTGGCTCACGGCCAGAAACAATGGCTGGAGATCGGCATGCTGCTGGTGCAGAACGCCGATGTGCTGTTGCTCGACGAACCGGTGGCCGGGATGAGCCACGAGGAGCGCGAGGAAACCGGAAACCTGTTGCGCCGTATCGGCGGAGCCCGGACCGTGGTGGTGGTCGAGCACGACATGGATTTCATGCGGGCATTCGCGACCTCGGTGACGGTCCTCGCTCGCGGCCAGGTGATCGCCGAGGGTTCGGTGGCCGAGGTTCAGGCCAACCCCAAGGTCCAAGAGGTCTATCTCGGCACCGCCGCGGCCGGCGTGGAAGGAATCTCCTGA